The proteins below are encoded in one region of Helianthus annuus cultivar XRQ/B chromosome 2, HanXRQr2.0-SUNRISE, whole genome shotgun sequence:
- the LOC110919067 gene encoding sulfate transporter 1.2 isoform X1 has translation MKLSKPLIYTKEPISRWIKDMDTKSFSSSESQSQSQRHNVPYIHKVGIPPKQDLLKEFKTTVKETLFSDDPLRPFKDQPKSRQFMLGLQAIFPILEWGRSYTLKKFRGDLISGLTIASLCIPQDIGYSKLAFLPPQYGLYSSFVPPLIYAFMGSSRDIAIGPVAVVSLLLGTLLQNEFDPVNNANEYRRLAFTATFFAGITQATLGVLRLGFLIDFLSHAAVVGFMGGAAITIALQQLKGFLGIKHFTKKTDIISVMKSVFGSVDHGWNWQTIVIGASFLFFLLSAKYLGKKNKKLFWVPAIAPLISVILSTVFVYISHADKEGVAIVKHIEKGINPPSVNEIYFSGENLLKGFRIGIVAGMIALTEAVAIGRTFASMKDYQVDGNKEMIALGTMNVVGSMTSCYVATGSFSRSAVNFMAGCQTAVSNIVMSLVVFLTLKFLTPLFEYTPNAILSSIIISAVIGLIDYEAAILIWKIDKFDFVACLGAFLGVVFASVEIGLLIAVAISFAKILLQVTRPRTAILGRIPMTSVYRNIQQYPEASKVPGVLITRVDSAIYFSNSNYIKERILRWLTEEDDHLRKTYQPRIQFLIIEMSPVTDIDTSGIHAFEELYRSLVKRDVQLVLANPGRLVIDKLYASGFPDLIGENKIFLTVADAVLTCSPKIGQEV, from the exons ATGAAGCTATCAAAGCCCTTGATATATACAAAAGAGCCGATCAGCAG GTGGATTAAGGACATGGACACAAAATCGTTTTCATCCTCCgagagtcaaagtcaaagtcaaagacaCAATGTGCCTTACATTCATAAGGTTGGAATTCCTCCAAAACAAGATTTACTGAAAGAATTCAAAACTACCGTGAAAGAAACGCTTTTTTCGGATGATCCTTTACGCCCCTTTAAAGATCAACCGAAATCCAGACAGTTCATGCTTGGCCTTCAAGCAATATTCCCTATTCTTGAATGGGGCAGAAGCTATACTCTCAAAAAGTTTAGAGGAGACCTTATATCTGGGCTCACCATTGCAAGTCTTTGTATTCCTCAG GACATTGGATACTCAAAACTTGCATTTTTACCTCCTCAATATGGACTAT ATTCGAGCTTCGTGCCTCCTTTGATTTATGCATTTATGGGTAGTTCACGAGATATAGCCATAGGACCTGTTGCAGTTGTGTCCCTTTTGTTGGGGACGCTTCTTCAAAATGAATTCGATCCGGTGAATAATGCAAATGAGTATCGTAGGCTTGCATTTACAGCTACCTTTTTTGCAGGAATTACCCAAGCTACTCTTGGAGTTCTTAG ATTGGGGTTTTTAATCGACTTTCTATCCCATGCTGCCGTTGTGGGGTTTATGGGGGGAGCTGCAATAACCATAGCCCTTCAACAACTAAAGGGTTTTCTTGGCATCAAACATTTCACAAAGAAAACTGATATTATTTCTGTAATGAAGTCGGTCTTCGGGTCCGTTGATCATGGG TGGAACTGGCAAACAATAGTGATTGGAGcaagttttttgttttttctaCTTTCCGCCAAGTACCTT GGAAAGAAAAATAAGAAGCTGTTTTGGGTGCCTGCGATTGCGCCATTAATCTCGGTTATCTTGTCTACTGTTTTCGTGTATATCTCCCATGCGGATAAGGAAGGTGTTGCAATT GTGAAACATATAGAGAAAGGAATTAACCCTCCATCTGTAAATGAGATTTATTTTTCAGGTGAAAATCTTCTAAAAGGGTTTAGAATCGGTATCGTGGCCGGTATGATAGCTCTAACG GAAGCCGTTGCAATTGGAAGAACCTTTGCTTCAATGAAGGACTACCAAGTCGACGGGAACAAAGAAATGATAGCGTTGGGAACGATGAATGTGGTAGGCTCAATGACATCATGCTATGTCGCAACAg GTTCATTTTCGCGCTCGGCTGTAAATTTTATGGCAGGCTGCCAAACAGCAGTCTCTAACATAGTGATGTCACTAGTGGTTTTCCTCACTTTAAAATTCTTGACACCACTTTTTGAGTACACCCCAAATGCAATCCTCTCTTCAATCATCATATCTGCTGTGATCGGTTTAATCGACTACGAAGCTGCAATTTTAATCTGGAAAATCGACAAATTTGATTTCGTTGCTTGTTTGGGAGCCTTTCTTGGTGTCGTTTTCGCATCTGTTGAGATCGGCCTTTTGATTGCT gtCGCGATATCTTTCGCCAAAATCCTTCTTCAAGTTACAAGACCAAGAACGGCTATTTTGGGAAGAATTCCCATGACAAGTGTTTACAGAAACATACAACAATATCCCGAAGCATCTAAAGTCCCCGGCGTTTTGATCACGAGAGTTGATTCTGCTATTTATTTCTCTAACTCTAACTACATCAAAGAAAG GATACTGAGATGGTTAACTGAGGAAGATGATCATCTAAGAAAAACATACCAACCAAGAATTCAGTTCTTAATCATCGAGATGTCGC ctGTTACAGACATAGATACTAGTGGAATACATGCATTTGAAGAGTTGTACAGGAGTTTGGTTAAGAGAGATGTGCAG CTTGTTCTTGCAAACCCTGGTAGATTGGTGATAGACAAGCTATATGCATCTGGTTTTCCTGATCTGATAGGTGAAAACAAGATCTTTCTCACAGTTGCTGATGCTGTTCTCACTTGTTCACCCAAGATTGGTCAAGAAGTGTGA
- the LOC110919067 gene encoding sulfate transporter 1.2 isoform X2, whose protein sequence is MESSILLIRWIKDMDTKSFSSSESQSQSQRHNVPYIHKVGIPPKQDLLKEFKTTVKETLFSDDPLRPFKDQPKSRQFMLGLQAIFPILEWGRSYTLKKFRGDLISGLTIASLCIPQDIGYSKLAFLPPQYGLYSSFVPPLIYAFMGSSRDIAIGPVAVVSLLLGTLLQNEFDPVNNANEYRRLAFTATFFAGITQATLGVLRLGFLIDFLSHAAVVGFMGGAAITIALQQLKGFLGIKHFTKKTDIISVMKSVFGSVDHGWNWQTIVIGASFLFFLLSAKYLGKKNKKLFWVPAIAPLISVILSTVFVYISHADKEGVAIVKHIEKGINPPSVNEIYFSGENLLKGFRIGIVAGMIALTEAVAIGRTFASMKDYQVDGNKEMIALGTMNVVGSMTSCYVATGSFSRSAVNFMAGCQTAVSNIVMSLVVFLTLKFLTPLFEYTPNAILSSIIISAVIGLIDYEAAILIWKIDKFDFVACLGAFLGVVFASVEIGLLIAVAISFAKILLQVTRPRTAILGRIPMTSVYRNIQQYPEASKVPGVLITRVDSAIYFSNSNYIKERILRWLTEEDDHLRKTYQPRIQFLIIEMSPVTDIDTSGIHAFEELYRSLVKRDVQLVLANPGRLVIDKLYASGFPDLIGENKIFLTVADAVLTCSPKIGQEV, encoded by the exons ATGGAATCATCAATCTTATTGATAAG GTGGATTAAGGACATGGACACAAAATCGTTTTCATCCTCCgagagtcaaagtcaaagtcaaagacaCAATGTGCCTTACATTCATAAGGTTGGAATTCCTCCAAAACAAGATTTACTGAAAGAATTCAAAACTACCGTGAAAGAAACGCTTTTTTCGGATGATCCTTTACGCCCCTTTAAAGATCAACCGAAATCCAGACAGTTCATGCTTGGCCTTCAAGCAATATTCCCTATTCTTGAATGGGGCAGAAGCTATACTCTCAAAAAGTTTAGAGGAGACCTTATATCTGGGCTCACCATTGCAAGTCTTTGTATTCCTCAG GACATTGGATACTCAAAACTTGCATTTTTACCTCCTCAATATGGACTAT ATTCGAGCTTCGTGCCTCCTTTGATTTATGCATTTATGGGTAGTTCACGAGATATAGCCATAGGACCTGTTGCAGTTGTGTCCCTTTTGTTGGGGACGCTTCTTCAAAATGAATTCGATCCGGTGAATAATGCAAATGAGTATCGTAGGCTTGCATTTACAGCTACCTTTTTTGCAGGAATTACCCAAGCTACTCTTGGAGTTCTTAG ATTGGGGTTTTTAATCGACTTTCTATCCCATGCTGCCGTTGTGGGGTTTATGGGGGGAGCTGCAATAACCATAGCCCTTCAACAACTAAAGGGTTTTCTTGGCATCAAACATTTCACAAAGAAAACTGATATTATTTCTGTAATGAAGTCGGTCTTCGGGTCCGTTGATCATGGG TGGAACTGGCAAACAATAGTGATTGGAGcaagttttttgttttttctaCTTTCCGCCAAGTACCTT GGAAAGAAAAATAAGAAGCTGTTTTGGGTGCCTGCGATTGCGCCATTAATCTCGGTTATCTTGTCTACTGTTTTCGTGTATATCTCCCATGCGGATAAGGAAGGTGTTGCAATT GTGAAACATATAGAGAAAGGAATTAACCCTCCATCTGTAAATGAGATTTATTTTTCAGGTGAAAATCTTCTAAAAGGGTTTAGAATCGGTATCGTGGCCGGTATGATAGCTCTAACG GAAGCCGTTGCAATTGGAAGAACCTTTGCTTCAATGAAGGACTACCAAGTCGACGGGAACAAAGAAATGATAGCGTTGGGAACGATGAATGTGGTAGGCTCAATGACATCATGCTATGTCGCAACAg GTTCATTTTCGCGCTCGGCTGTAAATTTTATGGCAGGCTGCCAAACAGCAGTCTCTAACATAGTGATGTCACTAGTGGTTTTCCTCACTTTAAAATTCTTGACACCACTTTTTGAGTACACCCCAAATGCAATCCTCTCTTCAATCATCATATCTGCTGTGATCGGTTTAATCGACTACGAAGCTGCAATTTTAATCTGGAAAATCGACAAATTTGATTTCGTTGCTTGTTTGGGAGCCTTTCTTGGTGTCGTTTTCGCATCTGTTGAGATCGGCCTTTTGATTGCT gtCGCGATATCTTTCGCCAAAATCCTTCTTCAAGTTACAAGACCAAGAACGGCTATTTTGGGAAGAATTCCCATGACAAGTGTTTACAGAAACATACAACAATATCCCGAAGCATCTAAAGTCCCCGGCGTTTTGATCACGAGAGTTGATTCTGCTATTTATTTCTCTAACTCTAACTACATCAAAGAAAG GATACTGAGATGGTTAACTGAGGAAGATGATCATCTAAGAAAAACATACCAACCAAGAATTCAGTTCTTAATCATCGAGATGTCGC ctGTTACAGACATAGATACTAGTGGAATACATGCATTTGAAGAGTTGTACAGGAGTTTGGTTAAGAGAGATGTGCAG CTTGTTCTTGCAAACCCTGGTAGATTGGTGATAGACAAGCTATATGCATCTGGTTTTCCTGATCTGATAGGTGAAAACAAGATCTTTCTCACAGTTGCTGATGCTGTTCTCACTTGTTCACCCAAGATTGGTCAAGAAGTGTGA
- the LOC110919067 gene encoding sulfate transporter 1.2 isoform X3: protein MDTKSFSSSESQSQSQRHNVPYIHKVGIPPKQDLLKEFKTTVKETLFSDDPLRPFKDQPKSRQFMLGLQAIFPILEWGRSYTLKKFRGDLISGLTIASLCIPQDIGYSKLAFLPPQYGLYSSFVPPLIYAFMGSSRDIAIGPVAVVSLLLGTLLQNEFDPVNNANEYRRLAFTATFFAGITQATLGVLRLGFLIDFLSHAAVVGFMGGAAITIALQQLKGFLGIKHFTKKTDIISVMKSVFGSVDHGWNWQTIVIGASFLFFLLSAKYLGKKNKKLFWVPAIAPLISVILSTVFVYISHADKEGVAIVKHIEKGINPPSVNEIYFSGENLLKGFRIGIVAGMIALTEAVAIGRTFASMKDYQVDGNKEMIALGTMNVVGSMTSCYVATGSFSRSAVNFMAGCQTAVSNIVMSLVVFLTLKFLTPLFEYTPNAILSSIIISAVIGLIDYEAAILIWKIDKFDFVACLGAFLGVVFASVEIGLLIAVAISFAKILLQVTRPRTAILGRIPMTSVYRNIQQYPEASKVPGVLITRVDSAIYFSNSNYIKERILRWLTEEDDHLRKTYQPRIQFLIIEMSPVTDIDTSGIHAFEELYRSLVKRDVQLVLANPGRLVIDKLYASGFPDLIGENKIFLTVADAVLTCSPKIGQEV, encoded by the exons ATGGACACAAAATCGTTTTCATCCTCCgagagtcaaagtcaaagtcaaagacaCAATGTGCCTTACATTCATAAGGTTGGAATTCCTCCAAAACAAGATTTACTGAAAGAATTCAAAACTACCGTGAAAGAAACGCTTTTTTCGGATGATCCTTTACGCCCCTTTAAAGATCAACCGAAATCCAGACAGTTCATGCTTGGCCTTCAAGCAATATTCCCTATTCTTGAATGGGGCAGAAGCTATACTCTCAAAAAGTTTAGAGGAGACCTTATATCTGGGCTCACCATTGCAAGTCTTTGTATTCCTCAG GACATTGGATACTCAAAACTTGCATTTTTACCTCCTCAATATGGACTAT ATTCGAGCTTCGTGCCTCCTTTGATTTATGCATTTATGGGTAGTTCACGAGATATAGCCATAGGACCTGTTGCAGTTGTGTCCCTTTTGTTGGGGACGCTTCTTCAAAATGAATTCGATCCGGTGAATAATGCAAATGAGTATCGTAGGCTTGCATTTACAGCTACCTTTTTTGCAGGAATTACCCAAGCTACTCTTGGAGTTCTTAG ATTGGGGTTTTTAATCGACTTTCTATCCCATGCTGCCGTTGTGGGGTTTATGGGGGGAGCTGCAATAACCATAGCCCTTCAACAACTAAAGGGTTTTCTTGGCATCAAACATTTCACAAAGAAAACTGATATTATTTCTGTAATGAAGTCGGTCTTCGGGTCCGTTGATCATGGG TGGAACTGGCAAACAATAGTGATTGGAGcaagttttttgttttttctaCTTTCCGCCAAGTACCTT GGAAAGAAAAATAAGAAGCTGTTTTGGGTGCCTGCGATTGCGCCATTAATCTCGGTTATCTTGTCTACTGTTTTCGTGTATATCTCCCATGCGGATAAGGAAGGTGTTGCAATT GTGAAACATATAGAGAAAGGAATTAACCCTCCATCTGTAAATGAGATTTATTTTTCAGGTGAAAATCTTCTAAAAGGGTTTAGAATCGGTATCGTGGCCGGTATGATAGCTCTAACG GAAGCCGTTGCAATTGGAAGAACCTTTGCTTCAATGAAGGACTACCAAGTCGACGGGAACAAAGAAATGATAGCGTTGGGAACGATGAATGTGGTAGGCTCAATGACATCATGCTATGTCGCAACAg GTTCATTTTCGCGCTCGGCTGTAAATTTTATGGCAGGCTGCCAAACAGCAGTCTCTAACATAGTGATGTCACTAGTGGTTTTCCTCACTTTAAAATTCTTGACACCACTTTTTGAGTACACCCCAAATGCAATCCTCTCTTCAATCATCATATCTGCTGTGATCGGTTTAATCGACTACGAAGCTGCAATTTTAATCTGGAAAATCGACAAATTTGATTTCGTTGCTTGTTTGGGAGCCTTTCTTGGTGTCGTTTTCGCATCTGTTGAGATCGGCCTTTTGATTGCT gtCGCGATATCTTTCGCCAAAATCCTTCTTCAAGTTACAAGACCAAGAACGGCTATTTTGGGAAGAATTCCCATGACAAGTGTTTACAGAAACATACAACAATATCCCGAAGCATCTAAAGTCCCCGGCGTTTTGATCACGAGAGTTGATTCTGCTATTTATTTCTCTAACTCTAACTACATCAAAGAAAG GATACTGAGATGGTTAACTGAGGAAGATGATCATCTAAGAAAAACATACCAACCAAGAATTCAGTTCTTAATCATCGAGATGTCGC ctGTTACAGACATAGATACTAGTGGAATACATGCATTTGAAGAGTTGTACAGGAGTTTGGTTAAGAGAGATGTGCAG CTTGTTCTTGCAAACCCTGGTAGATTGGTGATAGACAAGCTATATGCATCTGGTTTTCCTGATCTGATAGGTGAAAACAAGATCTTTCTCACAGTTGCTGATGCTGTTCTCACTTGTTCACCCAAGATTGGTCAAGAAGTGTGA